The following proteins are co-located in the Apium graveolens cultivar Ventura chromosome 5, ASM990537v1, whole genome shotgun sequence genome:
- the LOC141661930 gene encoding amino acid transporter AVT6E-like: MDNNYSRISSSFVEAQLHDVDVDSRARESKDVVFTKLMSSDQELGHLKSKSLNVDDDIDDDLDFDNIPFVASGNISSGSGLYSAVFNLTTTVVGAGIMALPATMKVLGLFVGLVFIILMGVLSEISIEFLVRFTVHYKATSYGEVVEYALGKRGRILSEIFIILNNAGMLIVYLIIMGDVMSGSLHHLGIFDQWLGHGVWDHRKMLILVVMVLFLAPLCSLDKIDSLSLTSAASVALAVVFVLVAFVVAFIKLVEGKIDAPRFTPDFGSTKAILDLLVVIPIMSNAYVCHFNVQPIYNELEGRSPEKMNRVGRITTALCVFVYASTAMAGYLLFGEDTESDVLTNFDKDLGIRFSTALNYIVRVGYILHLLLVFPVIHFSLRQTVDNLLFKGSPPLTESRKRCLTLTGVLLSVIYFGSTMIPSIWTAFKFTGATTAVSLGYTFPALIALRLGKQGAGLSLSEKLLSWVMLILAILVSIFGVFGNVYSIKSKSE; the protein is encoded by the coding sequence ATGGATAATAATTATTCAAGAATCTCTAGTTCTTTTGTTGAGGCACAATTACATGATGTTGATGTTGATTCTAGAGCTAGAGAGTCTAAAGATGTGGTTTTTACCAAATTGATGTCTTCTGATCAAGAATTAGGTCATTTAAAGTCAAAGTCTTTGAATGTAGATGATGATATTGATGATGATCTTGATTTTGATAATATACCCTTTGTTGCTAGTGGTAATATAAGTTCCGGGTCGGGTTTATATAGTGCTGTTTTTAATCTTACAACTACTGTTGTTGGTGCTGGCATTATGGCTTTACCTGCTACTATGAAAGTTTTGGGCTTGTTTGTAGGTCttgtttttataattttgatGGGGGTTTTGTCGGAGATTAGTATTGAGTTTCTTGTTCGTTTTACGGTTCATTATAAAGCGACTTCTTATGGTGAGGTTGTTGAGTATGCATTGGGTAAGAGGGGTAGGATTTTGTCTGAGATTTTTATTATTCTTAACAATGCGGGTATGTTGATAGTTTATTTGATCATTATGGGTGATGTGATGTCGGGTTCACTTCATCATCTTGGGATTTTTGATCAATGGTTGGGGCATGGGGTGTGGGATCATAGGAAGATGCTGATTTTGGTTGTGATGGTGCTTTTTCTTGCACCACTTTGTTCTTTGGATAAGATAGATTCTTTAAGCTTGACTTCAGCTGCTTCTGTAGCTCTGGCAGTTGTATTTGTTCTTGTTGCTTTTGTTGTTGCTTTTATAAAGCTTGTTGAGGGAAAGATTGATGCTCCGAGGTTTACCCCTGACTTTGGCTCCACAAAGGCAATCTTGGATTTGCTTGTGGTAATACCGATTATGTCAAATGCATATGTATGCCACTTTAATGTGCAGCCTATTTATAATGAATTGGAAGGACGGTCACCTGAAAAGATGAACCGGGTGGGAAGGATAACAACCGCTCTTTGTGTTTTTGTTTATGCTTCGACTGCCATGGCAGGTTATTTACTCTTTGGGGAAGATACAGAGTCAGATGTGCTGACTAACTTTGATAAGGACCTAGGGATTCGTTTCAGCACTGCTTTAAATTATATAGTTCGTGTTGGTTACATTCTTCATTTGCTTCTTGTTTTTCCTGTGATTCATTTTTCCCTGCGTCAAACAGTGGATAATTTATTATTTAAGGGATCACCTCCACTAACTGAAAGTAGGAAGAGATGCCTGACCTTAACTGGGGTACTGTTGTCGGTCATTTATTTTGGTTCCACAATGATTCCAAGTATCTGGACGGCTTTTAAATTTACAGGGGCAACCACAGCTGTTTCATTGGGTTATACATTCCCAGCTCTTATTGCGTTGAGGTTAGGTAAGCAGGGTGCTGGCTTGAGCCTCAGTGAGAAGCTTTTGTCTTGGGTAATGCTGATATTGGCTATCCTGGTCAGCATTTTCGGAGTGTTTGGAAATGTATATAGCATCAAGAGCAAATCTGAATAA